The Brassica napus cultivar Da-Ae chromosome C1, Da-Ae, whole genome shotgun sequence DNA segment ACCATCCTTTGATAGTCTGGTAGGTGGAAGGTTTGCTTGTGCAGCAATGACTTTTCCTATCAGAGTATCATTCGTTTTCCCCAAAAcctgtttgataaaaaaaccaTAAGAAAGAGTTAGCTTCAGTATCAATGAGATGATGCCATTTGCTTGCTATACCTCTGATGCGGAAACAATAGCAGAGAATACTTCTTTTACAATGGCAATGTCCATGGTTGATGAGTAGCTAACACTGGCGGGTTTGCCATCTGGAGATGTGAACATATGCTCAGGGGATGTGGATGGGTTGGTCTGAAGATATCCGTCTTTGCCTTTGATTAGCCAGTCCAAGAGAAACGATGTGCATCCTTCCAACAATGGATATCCTTTCTTTTTAAGAAATTCCTagaaaaaatgaataaacaaaGTAGAGGTTGGAACATGGAATCTGTTAAAGAAACTGTTATGAACAAACGCAAACTAACTGAAAGCAAAGAAACTTAAGAGCAAAACAAATCGAGTCAGATACAGGTTTAGAGTTTGGATATTGAACAAATTTACAATTCCATACATCCGTATTTATAGTAGCCTCAAACCcgattttctttttcctttagaAAAACatctttattttagaaaaaaaataactttccTAATCCTAAAAGGCAATACAGGACTAAGGTCTTTTTACAGGTTTACAGAGATTAAAGATACTTTTAGAATTAACAGAAACTGAATCTGAAATTGGTGAATTTGAGGAACTTACTTTGTCCATAGTGTATGTATAATGCTCCCATGCATGAGTGCAGAGCCAAGCTCCACCCATTGGCCAGAGAGCCCACACTGCCTCACCTCTATCCGGTGAAGTTTTCGCCCATATGTCTGATACTTGATGTGCCACCCAACCACTTGCTCCGTAGTTCACCTATATACCACAATAAAATGATCATTACACTGATGACTCATCATATCTAAGGCAGACATTGATCTTGATACATTCAACTAGTTTCACACATTGATGTCAACAATGTAACTTACTTGTGCTGTCTTACGGCCATTGATAGCTAAAGCAGACATATAATCCAACAGCGGTTCTTGGCATTCCCTTATATTAGCAGGAAGAGAATGCCAATAGTTCATCTGGAGATTAATGTTCAGATGAGGAGCACCACTGCACAGAAGATAAAGAGAGTTAGTGACACATCAAAGCGAAGAGAAAGGACTGAAGAAGAGGGAAACCAAAACGCACTCCCACGGCGGCTGAATGTCTCTATTCCATATCCCCTGCAGGTTAGCCACCTGAGTTCCAGGTCTCGAAGAAGATATAAGAAGGTACCGACCGTACTGGAACAAAAGCTCCACCAAAGAAGGATCTTCATCCTTTCTAAACGATCTCACCCTTTCAGCAGTTGAAGCTGCTTCTGTTTTATTACCACCACCTGAGAGTTGCAGAGAGACTCGGTTGAAAAGCTTCTGATAATCTCCCAAATGACGTCCATAAAGATCAGAGTAGGAGTATctctgaaccgagctgattctGTCAACGCATTCCTTAGAGGGATCTCTCTTGGAATCAACCGGCATGGTAAACGGACCGTCGAAGTTAGACGCAGCCGTCAGAACCAGAACGGCCCAGTCAGCTTTCTCAACGCTTAGTTTCTTGCCGCCCAAGGAAGACACAGAGCCGCCGTTGCTTACTCTCACTTCAAGAGCGGCGGCAAACTGCAACCCTTTGTGATCATCGTAAGGTATGTTGGTCGCGTTGATGCTTTTGCTCAAGTTCACGGGGAGACGCTTGGGGCGGCAGCTTCCTTGCATCAGAATCTGGTTCCCCTTAGTCTCCGAGTGATGGTGCAAGTCGCTGTCGAAAGACGCTTTGAAAGAGAGAGACCCCGGTTTGCTTGAAGAGATCTTGACTACGATCACTTGATCCGGATTAGAAGCGAAATGTTCACGAGAGAACTCCACAGAGCCGACGGAGTAGCTTACTTTGGCTAGTGCTGTTTCCAAATCGAGTTCGCGGTGGTAAGAGGCTTGAGTGTACTTACGGTGGGAACTGTCGAACTGTAGATTCAAATCTCCCACTAGCTGATAAACCTGTAAGAGGGAAACCAAACCAAGAACAAATGGTTCGTTCTTTAATCTTTACACatgcaaagaaaaaaatcaagaacTCTGAGTATTGTGTCAGAGGTCCCCAGTTCGCTGAAACGAAACTAATTGTATTACATGTTGTGGTTTTGAACGGTGGATTATGGGTTTCAGGAACTTCTTtagtattgaaaaaaaaaaaatcaaaaagtcaagaagaagagaaaacataCATCAGAAGGATGGCCTGATAATTTGACAGCTTCTGAAGTAGCTTCAGGGTATTTTCGTTCATCAACAAGCTTCCTGACTTGTGCTAATGCTTCTGGAGCATTCGGGTTTGTGTAATCAGCTGGCACTCCAGTCCAAATCGTGTCCTCtgccaaataaaaaaaaaacactttagaTCCACAACTACTAAAAGAACACAACAGAGCAGCAGAAACAAGAATCAAGAACGTCTTTTTTGAGTAAAAGTGTTGGCTTTTTACGCATTTTATTACACAAAGTCTAGTAAGAGACCCTGTTTGATTAAAGGTGGTTATGATCTAAGACTATGTCCCAAAGCATAATCCCAATGTTCTGTCGTGTCAATAAATGGTTCCGAGAAACACGAGTCATCTGACATAGCAGAGCTTCATTTATTACCAACATCCACAGAATATATAATAACACAAATGAAGACttacacacaacacaacaatgAAGAGATGAATGGGAAATTCAAACGGCGGCGTTTTAgtttctaaaacaaataaaaacgacgtcgttttaaaCTCACCGTTGATGTTGAGAGTCTCGGAGGAGACGCCTCCCCAGATCGTAGCTCCGAGACGGCCATTGCCGATGGGAATGGCGTCAGTCCAGTTCCGAGAAGGACCAGCAAACGTCAGCTTCAGAGGCCTCGAGAGATCGTGGCCGTCCATCAATGTTCTCCCCGATGAACGCCGCCTCCCTCCCTCGCAACATGTTATTGTTATAATCAGTATGAGAAGAAGAATGGTGAAATGGGCGAAGAAACTCGACTTCTCCGCCATTGCTGCTGGCTTCGAGAGAGGAGAGTTTGCTTTCACTCGTGaagatatagagagagagaggtctgGTCCTGAAGTAGATATAGAGAGAGCACTGTCCTCGAGAAGTGGATGTCAATTATTCAACGCGTTTTTTTCTATCCAATTAATTATTCAACTTTGTCAAAAtctattaattgtttttatactAAAACCAAATTTCATTGGAAAATctaatcgttttaaaaaatagtacttctttatttttatcagCAAAATACTTcttcgaaattaaaatatttttttagaagatAATATTCACGTAGAGTTGaagcaaagcaaaaaaaaaaaaaagtaatgttaTTTCAATTATTAACGTGTTTTGTAACCTTATTATTAGCATATTGTTCATCTTTTTTGGGTATGAATGTTAAGTGGCAGATTCATCTCTAAAATATACTGTACACATATTTTCTCAATATGATAAGAAGTTCAAGAATGGATTTTATTTTGCAatgacaaaatatattttatagttcatACGATGCTAGTAGTTAATATAAAGAGGATAGAGTAATAACGAACCAAAATTTGAAGGCCATTTATTTTAGCAATGATTTCAATCCAAATAGCGAGACCACAAATGCAGATAAAGAATGGAACGTGTTGGAATGCACCAAATAAGTCCATAACTAGGATCCAAGAAATGAGTTTGTCCAATACATATCAATCCAATTCTGGAGTAAATAACGAGGATGAACGAACATAAAACTAGCTCAGACGATTATTTGTAACCTTTGCTACTAATTACGAATGATAGGACCAACTTAACCAACCACAATTTGAgcgttttaatatttttttaaccacCGACTTTCCTTCTCTGATTAATTTATTATCTAAGACCGTAATAGTAATTGTATCTCTCTCTCGTCTGTACTAAGATGTTCAATATGTTTGTAGTTGCGCACAATCGTTTCTTTACATAGAAGGAAAAAGATACAAGAAGATCATCTTATAGTTGACtgacccaaaaaaaagaagatcttATAGCCATCTCATCTAAGACGTAAACTACGATGAGGTATTGGTTGTCGAAGATACTGATCACATGTGGTTAATATGATTTTGTGTAGTGATATTAAATTAAATCGAACAAACACGTCTCTTTCATGTTTCAATACACAAATGCTTAGGATGATTCAcaccatgaaaaaaaaaagcatctaCCGTGAGATTAGAGAACAATTTTTAGCTATAAAGATTTGAAAGAAGAATAATTTTTAATCGGTAAAATCTAACCCAACCTATATTTACCATGGATGCAGTATGCATTATTTCCAAgtgattattttaaatatctcaATATGATTAAGACATTATGATTTCAGTTTTTTTGTAAGGTTCTGTAGTAAAGGATATTCAGGTTTCAAGGGTCTAGAATTGTATATAGCGATTTAATAAAGTGTTCGatcataatttattattatatatatgctcTCGCGAtagataaattaaaacaaagcaaaaaGGTCGGTCTAGTCTTGTACATTGGTTACATTGTCTTTATCAAGATATAGAACAGAGGCACATGACCTTTTCGAAGCTTGTTTTTGCAACTTGTGGTATTGGCATGTTGTTGGGCTTTACAATTTGTTTAGAGATTTGGTCGTTAATGTATCTGCTCCAGCTGTTTTCCGAAATTGCCACACGGTTAACTAGATAAATTTAATGAGTCTTTATCAAGCTGCTTCATGTAAAAGATATCTTCAGATTATTGATGCTGTCACCGAAGTATTATTTTTCATGCCGATACCAGTTTCGTCAGCTCACATGCAAGATTGATTTGCTGAATATTTTCTCCCCATTTTAAGGGATAACTTAACATGCCTAGGGCATAATGCAATCATCGAACAGTAGAGTCTGTTAGAGAAAACTCTATGTGATATTATTTCACAGTTACGAAAATCTCATATAAATATTAGATAGGGTTTACATTTACGTTTGATTTAAATCTCTTTATTGGAAATACTCGTAAAACTATATAGGATATCGACATGTACAGGTACAACAATATatcaatttaagaaaataataaattacatTTTCTATTATACATGAAGACAACCTTATTCTATCTTCCCATATCATGTTATCTATGAGTTGTTAAGAGCATCTTTAACCCCACAGCAAAATTTActgtaaaataaaatgaattatgCAATTGTGAACAAACAAAGAAATCATTACTTCATAATCCACTCCATTTTATGGAGTAAtgcttttttgtttattcaCAACTGCATAATCCACTATATTTTATGGagtaatgtttttttgtttgttcacaactGCATATTCCACTCCATTTTACAGTAAATTTTgcagtggggttggagatgctcttagggcatctccaaccttatttcatttttgacttcaaactttattttagagtaaaatattCTCCAACTCCACTTCATATTCAactccaaaatagagtaatgGCTAAGGTTACTCCATT contains these protein-coding regions:
- the LOC106354862 gene encoding alpha-L-fucosidase 2; translated protein: MAEKSSFFAHFTILLLILIITITCCEGGRRRSSGRTLMDGHDLSRPLKLTFAGPSRNWTDAIPIGNGRLGATIWGGVSSETLNINEDTIWTGVPADYTNPNAPEALAQVRKLVDERKYPEATSEAVKLSGHPSDVYQLVGDLNLQFDSSHRKYTQASYHRELDLETALAKVSYSVGSVEFSREHFASNPDQVIVVKISSSKPGSLSFKASFDSDLHHHSETKGNQILMQGSCRPKRLPVNLSKSINATNIPYDDHKGLQFAAALEVRVSNGGSVSSLGGKKLSVEKADWAVLVLTAASNFDGPFTMPVDSKRDPSKECVDRISSVQRYSYSDLYGRHLGDYQKLFNRVSLQLSGGGNKTEAASTAERVRSFRKDEDPSLVELLFQYGRYLLISSSRPGTQVANLQGIWNRDIQPPWDGAPHLNINLQMNYWHSLPANIRECQEPLLDYMSALAINGRKTAQVNYGASGWVAHQVSDIWAKTSPDRGEAVWALWPMGGAWLCTHAWEHYTYTMDKEFLKKKGYPLLEGCTSFLLDWLIKGKDGYLQTNPSTSPEHMFTSPDGKPASVSYSSTMDIAIVKEVFSAIVSASEVLGKTNDTLIGKVIAAQANLPPTRLSKDGSIMEWAEDFEDPEVHHRHVSHLFGLFPGHSITLEKSPELAKAVEVSLKKRGEEGPGWSTTWKAALWARLHNSEHAYRLVTHIFDLVDPLNERNYEGGLYTNLFTAHPPFQIDANFGFSAAVAEMLVQSTTKDLYLLPALPADKWPNGYVKGLRARGGVTVNIRWMEGSLVEFGLVSEQSVSTRIVYRGNSVATTLSPGKVFTFDKDLKCIRTEKL